A window of Arcobacter acticola genomic DNA:
TTTCATTTTTTAATTTAGCTATTAAATCAACTAGATTTTCCATTCTTTCAATGGCTAGTTGACCGTCTTGTGTTAAAACGGCTGTTCCTACTTTAATAACTAATCTTTTCATTTATCTTGTTCCAATAAATTATATAATGCAAATCCAAGTGCTTTGATATTAAATTTTGTTAAAGATGAAATTGGTAAAACAAAATATGGTTTTGTATCATCAAATCGTGAATAAATTAAATCTTGAACATAATATGGATATTCTGTTTCAAATTTGAATTCATTAGATTTAGTAATTTCTAATCCAATATCTTTAATGAAATTTTCTATATCACCATCTAAATCTTCACCCATATATCCATCAACTTTACTTAATACTATTGCATAGTTTCTAGTTGATAATTCACTTGAGAATTTAGCAACTTCTTCTTTTAGAACATTGTATTGATCAATCATTGTTCTATAATTTGCAACATCAATAACAAATAAAAGAGTTTTTGTTCTTTCAATATGTTTTAAAAACTCTAATCCTAAACCTCTTCCTTCACTTGCACCGTCGATTATTCCTGGAATATCTGCCATTACAAATGAATTATAATCTCCAACTGTAACTACACCTAATTTTGGTGTTAATGTTGTAAATTCATAGTTTGCAATTTCAGGAGTTGCATTTGACGTAACTGAAATTAAAGTTGATTTTCCAACATTTGGATATCCAACAAGTCCAACATCTGCAATTAGTTTTAATTCTAATCTAATTTTTCGCACTTGACCTGGAAGTCCTGGTT
This region includes:
- the obgE gene encoding GTPase ObgE; translation: MFIDSARFSVTSGKGGQGCAAFRREKFVVKGGPDGGDGGKGGDVYFLVDNNTDTLSNYKGRKFFKADNGAQGLGGRMTGKSGEALVLIVPPGTQVIDDETNEVIFDLLELGEKVLFLEGGKGGLGNTHFKNSRNQRPTYFQPGLPGQVRKIRLELKLIADVGLVGYPNVGKSTLISVTSNATPEIANYEFTTLTPKLGVVTVGDYNSFVMADIPGIIDGASEGRGLGLEFLKHIERTKTLLFVIDVANYRTMIDQYNVLKEEVAKFSSELSTRNYAIVLSKVDGYMGEDLDGDIENFIKDIGLEITKSNEFKFETEYPYYVQDLIYSRFDDTKPYFVLPISSLTKFNIKALGFALYNLLEQDK